The proteins below come from a single Vibrio natriegens NBRC 15636 = ATCC 14048 = DSM 759 genomic window:
- a CDS encoding 4'-phosphopantetheinyl transferase, whose translation MNKKSLKNIKLDEILSPNCFHFRTTSPLIQMVKATPDMYAKAGLPLEEEHIQKSVRKRQEEFRAGRHAARAAIRKLTSDNAFADQSPILVGASREPVFPNTVSGSISHTDSLCLAACAVKNDVPSIGIDVENNQNLAAHLLPAIYTPNEQHRLQKSDAIPNILIFSIKESLFKCLFPFVRVYFDFLDAEIALHPETENSGQFQFELIGDNRSDLQSALPDLTFHGYYCFTEQTVFSLCFFTP comes from the coding sequence GTGAATAAAAAGAGTTTGAAAAATATTAAGTTAGATGAAATTCTCTCCCCTAACTGCTTCCACTTTAGGACAACCAGTCCGCTGATTCAGATGGTGAAAGCCACACCAGATATGTACGCCAAAGCAGGCTTACCTTTAGAAGAGGAACATATCCAGAAATCAGTACGAAAACGGCAGGAAGAATTTAGAGCTGGGCGCCACGCCGCACGTGCCGCAATCAGAAAACTGACTTCAGACAATGCTTTTGCGGATCAATCCCCCATTTTGGTTGGCGCATCTAGAGAACCCGTTTTCCCTAACACTGTTAGCGGTAGTATTAGTCATACAGACTCCCTGTGTTTGGCGGCGTGTGCGGTTAAAAATGATGTGCCAAGTATTGGGATTGATGTTGAAAACAATCAAAATCTTGCCGCTCACCTTCTTCCTGCGATTTACACACCCAATGAACAACATCGCCTACAGAAATCAGACGCCATCCCAAACATTCTTATCTTCAGTATCAAAGAGAGTTTATTCAAATGTCTGTTTCCTTTCGTGAGGGTATATTTCGACTTTTTAGATGCCGAAATTGCGCTGCACCCCGAGACGGAAAACAGCGGGCAGTTTCAGTTTGAGTTGATTGGAGATAACCGAAGTGATCTCCAATCCGCCCTGCCAGATTTAACGTTTCACGGTTATTATTGCTTTACCGAACAAACCGTTTTCTCGCTGTGCTTTTTTACTCCTTAA
- a CDS encoding TonB-dependent receptor plug domain-containing protein gives MNTQVKKPSFMPSILAAAVVTAFSGQANAAQQSENPEMERVVVTASLTQHSELTAPASVSVITAEDIAKMPVKDISEAVRSATGVSVLSSAAYGRNTIRIRGLESKHTLILINGRRINSQDALIRGNDFDLSTIPLTAIERIEVVRGPVSSLYGSEAMGGVVNVILKTPTEEMAGSLGLEYESLLEGNGGDGWKGHAYASGELTSELAGSIIVESSTRDPWRTDATPDYDALEKKDTTNVFGEMSWQLTDEQKLIADVTYTKDERKAEWVHPRSGDQTNTQDSTRWNYGLTHEGNWSGFDSQARLYGETMDLNDGSTAYTNGSADVELQNNYADFKLSGLWRDSHEWVFGGEFRTSELTNSRDIPSGDIDYHQGAVFLQSEFDLDKLALTLGGREDFHEVYGSHFSPRAYAVYSFTDEFVAKAGGGGGFRAPGMMESSDQVRVISCGNRCWLTGNDDLKPEESESYEAGLAYETDSLGLGLTYYYSKLKNKIERDTSTAVGMDGTMPIITYQNIGRAEIKGIELEAWYDITKNINLSANYTYTDAEDKSSGEKLTDTPEHLANLDVNWQVFDSLTTFARVNYIGKQVITNLSSEDKTVDGYTLVGLGVSYDLQQVNLKAGLNNIFDVELDDEDDYYGYSEKGRSAYVSATYLF, from the coding sequence GTGAATACTCAAGTGAAAAAGCCTTCGTTTATGCCTTCCATTTTGGCAGCAGCAGTAGTGACTGCTTTTAGTGGTCAAGCTAATGCAGCGCAGCAGAGTGAAAATCCAGAAATGGAACGCGTGGTTGTTACCGCGTCATTAACTCAACATTCTGAGCTTACTGCTCCTGCATCTGTGTCGGTTATTACTGCGGAAGACATCGCAAAGATGCCAGTGAAAGACATCTCTGAAGCAGTACGTAGTGCTACAGGCGTTAGTGTTTTAAGCAGTGCCGCGTACGGTCGTAACACCATTCGTATTCGTGGTCTTGAGTCAAAGCATACTCTGATCCTGATTAATGGCCGTCGTATCAATTCTCAAGATGCATTAATTCGTGGTAACGACTTTGATCTATCGACGATTCCTTTGACGGCCATTGAACGTATCGAAGTGGTGCGCGGCCCGGTTTCTTCTCTGTACGGCTCAGAGGCGATGGGTGGCGTAGTGAACGTGATTCTAAAAACACCAACAGAAGAGATGGCTGGCTCGCTAGGGCTTGAATATGAAAGTTTGCTAGAAGGTAATGGCGGCGATGGCTGGAAAGGCCATGCTTACGCAAGTGGCGAATTGACGTCAGAACTGGCAGGTAGCATCATCGTTGAAAGCTCGACTCGTGACCCATGGCGCACCGATGCGACGCCTGATTACGATGCTTTGGAGAAAAAAGATACCACAAACGTGTTCGGTGAAATGTCATGGCAACTGACAGACGAGCAAAAGCTGATTGCCGATGTAACGTACACCAAGGACGAACGAAAAGCCGAGTGGGTGCACCCTCGTTCCGGAGACCAAACCAATACTCAGGATTCTACGCGCTGGAATTACGGTTTAACGCATGAAGGTAATTGGTCGGGGTTTGACTCTCAGGCTCGTTTGTATGGCGAAACCATGGATTTGAATGACGGCAGTACCGCGTACACCAATGGCTCAGCGGACGTGGAGTTGCAGAATAATTACGCCGATTTCAAACTGTCTGGTTTATGGCGAGACAGTCACGAGTGGGTGTTTGGTGGCGAATTCCGTACCTCAGAACTGACCAACAGTCGCGACATTCCTTCTGGTGATATCGATTACCACCAAGGTGCAGTATTCCTGCAGAGTGAGTTCGATTTGGATAAGCTGGCGCTAACACTGGGTGGTCGTGAAGACTTCCATGAGGTCTACGGCAGTCACTTCAGCCCACGTGCTTATGCCGTCTACAGTTTTACTGATGAGTTTGTTGCAAAAGCGGGCGGCGGCGGTGGCTTCCGTGCTCCGGGTATGATGGAGAGTAGCGACCAAGTTCGTGTGATAAGTTGTGGTAACCGCTGTTGGTTAACCGGTAATGATGATTTGAAACCAGAAGAGTCAGAAAGCTATGAAGCGGGCCTGGCTTACGAGACGGACTCGCTAGGTCTGGGCTTGACCTACTACTACTCTAAGCTGAAGAACAAAATCGAGCGAGACACCAGTACTGCGGTAGGTATGGATGGCACCATGCCAATCATCACTTACCAAAACATTGGCCGAGCAGAAATCAAAGGTATAGAGCTGGAAGCTTGGTATGACATTACTAAGAACATCAATTTGTCAGCGAACTACACATACACGGATGCAGAGGATAAGAGCTCTGGCGAAAAGCTAACAGATACGCCTGAACACTTAGCAAACTTGGATGTGAACTGGCAAGTATTCGACTCGTTGACCACTTTTGCTCGCGTCAACTACATCGGTAAGCAGGTGATCACAAATCTAAGTAGCGAAGATAAAACTGTGGACGGCTACACATTGGTTGGTCTGGGCGTTTCTTATGACCTCCAGCAAGTGAACCTGAAAGCGGGTTTGAACAACATCTTTGACGTTGAGCTGGATGATGAAGACGACTACTACGGTTACTCAGAGAAAGGCCGCAGCGCATACGTAAGTGCAACTTACTTGTTCTAA
- a CDS encoding hemolysin family protein, with translation MDILLLVGLIGLITLNGVFAMSEIALVAAKTSRLKTMAENSKRATLALELKNNPTQFLSTIQIGITVIGLLSGIFGEATLSVPLGQWLVSQGIEKEIANFVATFSVVLLITYFAIVIGELVPKRIAQNNAEMIAINVAYPIHWLANLARPFVFLLTFTTDTLLRILGQNESKSEVVTEEDIVAIVSEGSESGAIEPQEQLMIQNLLHLNDRLALSLMTPRSEIHYLDATLPIDATLKSLRQTQHSVWPICKGGLDNIIGTISSKVLLDEYDKLSIERLNKRLKQPRFVPESMKGLPLLNYMQQTSTEMVFIVDEYGDVQGLVTFYDLLKSIAGELGMEPQHIWAKQQKDGSWLMDALIPLNELKNKLQLSNIEGEESEGFQTLNGFLTWLIDRVPAQGEIIEYQNWRFEVLLMKSNRIVQVKASQQVPAETPEEPET, from the coding sequence TGTCGGAAATTGCATTGGTCGCAGCCAAAACAAGCCGTCTAAAAACGATGGCAGAAAACAGCAAACGCGCAACACTGGCTTTGGAACTCAAGAATAATCCGACACAGTTTTTATCAACGATCCAAATCGGCATCACTGTAATTGGTCTACTAAGCGGCATCTTTGGCGAAGCCACACTCTCCGTTCCTTTAGGACAATGGTTAGTGAGCCAGGGTATAGAAAAAGAGATTGCCAACTTTGTAGCCACGTTTAGTGTGGTTTTGTTGATCACATACTTCGCCATTGTGATAGGTGAATTGGTTCCCAAACGTATTGCGCAAAATAATGCAGAAATGATTGCGATCAATGTGGCTTACCCAATTCATTGGTTAGCCAACTTAGCCCGACCATTTGTTTTTCTTTTGACTTTTACCACCGATACCTTGCTCAGGATATTGGGGCAAAATGAGAGTAAAAGTGAGGTCGTCACAGAAGAGGATATCGTCGCCATCGTCAGCGAAGGTTCCGAATCTGGCGCTATTGAGCCTCAGGAACAATTGATGATCCAAAATCTTCTCCATCTTAACGATCGCCTTGCACTCTCGTTAATGACGCCTCGCTCTGAAATTCATTATCTCGACGCCACACTACCCATTGACGCAACCCTAAAAAGCCTTCGACAAACCCAGCACTCGGTTTGGCCAATATGCAAAGGCGGCCTGGATAACATCATCGGTACGATTTCTTCCAAAGTGCTGCTGGATGAATATGACAAGCTCTCGATCGAACGGCTTAATAAACGTCTAAAGCAACCGCGTTTTGTACCCGAGTCGATGAAAGGGCTGCCTTTACTGAACTATATGCAACAAACCAGTACCGAGATGGTATTTATCGTCGACGAATATGGTGATGTTCAAGGATTAGTGACCTTCTATGACTTACTCAAGTCAATCGCCGGAGAGCTGGGTATGGAGCCTCAGCACATATGGGCCAAACAGCAAAAAGACGGCAGTTGGCTGATGGACGCACTCATCCCATTAAATGAACTCAAAAACAAACTCCAGCTGAGCAACATTGAAGGAGAAGAAAGCGAAGGTTTTCAGACCCTAAACGGCTTCCTCACTTGGTTAATAGACCGTGTGCCTGCTCAAGGAGAAATCATCGAGTACCAGAACTGGCGATTTGAAGTACTGCTGATGAAAAGTAACCGCATCGTGCAGGTTAAAGCATCCCAACAAGTGCCTGCGGAAACACCCGAAGAGCCTGAGACTTAG